Within Streptomyces antibioticus, the genomic segment AGCTCGACCCAGCACAGCGAACCGGGCTCGCCCACGACGTCCACGCCGTTGGTCCGCGCCGCCTGCCAGAGGCCGAACGACACCCCTGCCTGATCGGCGAGGATCGCCATCGTGCCCTGCCCCATGACGTCCATCGGCGGGACCAGCACGCTGCCGTGCGCCTGCTCGGCCGTCTTGGCCGTGGCGTCCGCGTCCGGTGTCGCGAAGTACACCGTCCAGGACGGCGGGCCCTGCTCGGGGGTGGTCTGCATGCCGCCCGCCACGGTTCTGCCGTCCAGCCGGAAGAAGCCGTAGCCGCCGGCCTCGGGGCCCGCCGACTCGAACCGCCAGCCGAAGAGCGCGCCGTAGAAGGACGTCGCGCCGTCGATGTCCGGCGTGCCCACGTCGATCCAGTTCGGAGCGCCGTCGACGAAACGGGTGGTGAGCATCTGCGCCCTCCTCGGATGGGTCCCGTTGCCTGCCCTGTCGAGTCTGGCACCGCCCACTGACAATCGCCGCCGGAGTGCGGCGCGCGGTGTGACGACGCGGCGCCTGGTGTCACGGCGCGCCGTCCGGATCATTCCGCGCGCCGCCGTGCGTCAGGGCCTACCGCGGGGCCACCATCGGACTGCCCGCCGTCGAACCACCGGCCGCACCGCCCGCACGGATGACCGACCACGCCGACCGCACGTATATGCGACGTTGATCGAACGTTTTTCGCCGCGCGGCACGATCCTCGGCATGTACACGGACACGATCTCCACTCCCGACCTCGCCTGGCAGCGGGAGGCGCTGTGCGCGCAGACCGGGGCGGACTTCTTCTTTCCCGAGCCGGGCAGTTCGGTGCGGGAG encodes:
- a CDS encoding VOC family protein, with product MLTTRFVDGAPNWIDVGTPDIDGATSFYGALFGWRFESAGPEAGGYGFFRLDGRTVAGGMQTTPEQGPPSWTVYFATPDADATAKTAEQAHGSVLVPPMDVMGQGTMAILADQAGVSFGLWQAARTNGVDVVGEPGSLCWVELYTPDIAAAAAFYQATLGLETCAVAFPGGTYTSVNPAGLGEDAAFGGVVPLADDPVEARTGSYWLPYFEVTDVDEIVARAQELGGSVRMPATDVESVGRLARLADPYGARFAVIKSAGPQQA